From the Nodularia sphaerocarpa UHCC 0038 genome, the window ATAGTAAATAACCGGGGAAATAAGGCGATGAGTAAATTAAAATTTTGGTTGGATTTCTGGTTTAGGTGTGGCTTTCTCTTTTTTAACGTTTTCTTGAGATAGCACCAATAGAGTTGAACCCATGGAAACGAGCAGCATTGTCAGGGAGGAGGCCGCAGCGTCGGCAAAATCGACGTTTTCTGTGGCTTGCCAAATTTGTGTTGCTAAGGTGTTGAAGCCTATGGGTGCTAATAGCATTGTTGCTGGTAGTTCTTTAATGGCTGTGAGAAAGACCAAGACTGCACCACTCAACACTCCAGGTCTGACGAGGGGTAAAGTGACTTCTCTGAGGGCTTGCCAAGGATTTCTGCCTAAGCTGCGGGCTGATTCTTCTAGCTGGGGATTGACTTGTAAAAGGCTGGTGCGTATTGCTCCGACTGATTGGGGCAGAAATAAAACTAAATACGCAAATATGAGCATTGGCAATGTTTGATACAAAAATGGTAAGTAGTTTGCACCAAAAAAGACCAAGGATAAAGCTACTACAATTCCTGGTACACCAAATCCTATGTAAGAGCAGCGTTCAATTATGGCGGTGATTTTAGTGGGGAATCTGACTGATAATATGGCTACAGGTAAGGCAAAGATTGTGGCTGCGATCGCCGCTAATCCTGCTGCTGAAATTGAATTGAAAATGCTGGGTAATAAATTGGGGAAGCTGTAGCCAGTGTTGAGTCCCCGAATCAGCCAAAACAAAGTTATCCCCACTGGTAAGACTACACCGAAGCTCGTGATCAGTAAGCAAAAGCCCAGCGCTGGCCATTTCCAAATTCCCAATTTAACAATTTTGGGCGGACGCAATGAGGCGGAACCACGACTGTAATATGCAGCGCGCGATCGCACTCGATACTCTAACCATAAAATTAACAGTACCAGTGTCACCAACATTAAAGATAACACCGCAGCTGTGTTGCGATTAAAACTAGCTTTATATTGTGTAAAAATTACCCGTGTAAAGGCATCAAACCGCATCAGCGAAGGTGTGCCAAAATCGCGCAATGAATACAAAGCTACCAATAATCCCCCCGCAATCATCGATGGTTTCAGTTGGGGTAAAACTACCTTAAAGAAGGTTTCTCTACTGCTATAACCCAAACTGCGGCCAGCTTCCTCTATCGAAGGATCTATACCTTGTAACCCAGAACGTACACTTAGCAGTAGATAAGGGTAAGTAAACAAGGTGATGGCTAAAACAGCCCCCGGAAAACCATAAATAGAAGGTAACTCTTCTACCCCCAGAGGTTGTAGCAATAACTGTAAAAAACTTCCCCTTGGTGCTAAGGCCGCAATTAAGGCAAAACTGCCCACATAACTGGGAACTGCTAAAGGTAAAGTTGTGGCGACTAACCAAAATTTACGTCCGGGTAAGTCTGTCCGCACAGTTAAAAAGGCTAAGGGTACAGCAATCAGTGTGGAAAATAAAGTCACTGTCGCCGCCATCGCCGCACTATTAAAGAAAACAGTGATATTGCGGGGACGAGAAATTAATGCCCAAAACTCATCCGCACCAATACCTACTGCACGAATTACTAAGTATACTAATGGCAGCGTAATAGCTACTGCTACTACCGCCGCCGCTAAAATTAGAAATAATGGAGGGCGAACCGATGATTTCAACTCTTATAAAACTCCTGCCTCTTGTAGCAATTCTAGCGTTCCTGGCAGATCATTCAAGTTTGTCAGGTTAACTTTGGGTGTCTTAATCTGGTTCAATGGTACTTGATTAGCCGGTCCTGCTACTCCTGAAACTACAGGATATTCATTAGTTTCTTTAGCAAAGTATGTTTGTGAACTAGGTCTAAGCAGGTAGCCAATCAGTTTTTCTACTTCCGGTTTTTGCTTGGTGGAGTTCATAATTGCCACACCAGCGATGTTGATCATTGATCCTGCGTCTTGATTGGTGTAGTGAGCAGCTACAGGGAAGTTAGAATTAGTTTTTTTGAAGTTAGCTAAATAATAGTTATTTACCAAACCGATTTGAGCTTCTCCGCGTCCTAGGGCTTCTACTATGGCCGTGTTGTTGCGTAAATCTTTGACTCCATTGCCTTTCATGGCTTTGAGCCATTGCAGAGTTCTGGGTTCTCCCTCTATTACCCGCATAGCGGTGACAAATGACTGAAATGAGCCGTTTGTTGGGGCCCATGCTACTTTACCACGCCATTGTGGTTTTACTAAGTCCCAAACTGACTTTGGCAGTTGATCCTTTTTGACTAAACTGGTGTTGTAGTTAAGTACACGCGCGCGACCAGAAATACCTACCCAATGTCCTTTGGGAGAGCGAAAGCGAGGATCTACTTGGTTGAGCAAGTTAGATGAAATTGGTAGGGTGAGATTTCGTCTTTCTAGCAAGCCTAAAGCGCCTGCATCTTGAGCAAAGTACAAGTCGGCGCGGCTATTTTTGCCTTCTTCTACCAGAGCGATCGCTAACTCAGCCGTATCACCATAACGCACTTGGATATTCATCCCCAAGTCTTTTTTGGCTTGTTCGAGCAACGGAGAAATCAGTTTTTCCGATCTCCCTGAATAGATAGTGACAGTTTTGGTTTGTGCATTTACACTTACACCTACTCCCGAACTGAGCATGAAAGCTAAAGCTCCAGCCGTAACTTTCATTAATGGCAAAGTTTTCAATTTAACAGACTCCATTTTTCTTTAACAAGAATATTTAGCGATACTTTTCGCTATCCTTAATTATTATCACTAAGCGGTACTGGTAAGCAAGAAAACCTCTCAACTTTTTTTCAGGCTTTCCAGTGTTACCTGTATTCCCTTGCCTACCTTAACCTGCTTATAACAGCCTAAATGATTGCAACTTCCTGTAATAATTTCAGTGTATTATCTAAATCATTGAGGTTACTCAAATCAATTTTTTTGTCTTGTTTGCGAATTTCATTGAGTGATTTCAAATTCCCTTGGGGAGCAACTCCAGCAGCGAGAGGATACTCAGCCGTTTGACTAGCAAAGTAGTTTTGAGCATCTTCATTCAGCAAAAATTCGCCAAATCTTTGAGCAATATTAGGATGCTTGGCACTGTTGAGAATTGCGATACCTGCGACATTTACCAAAGACCCAATATCTTCAGTGAAATGATGCACCACTGGAACTTGAGGATTATCTTTTTTGACTTGTTCCAGATAGTAATGATTAACAAATCCTAACGCTATTTCACCACGAGTTAAAGCTTGTACTATTGATGTGTTGTTAGGATAAACCTTGGCATCGTTAGCTTTAATACCTTCTAACCATTGCTTCGCTCTCTCCTCTCCCTCCGCCACTCGTAAGCCTGTAACAAAGGATTGAAACGAGCCATTTGTAGGAGACCAGCCAATTTTACCTTTCCATTTCGGGTCAGTAAAACCAAAAATCGATGATGGTAATTCCTCTGACTTGACTAAATTTGTATTGTAATCTACTGTACGCACCCTGCCCGTAACACCTACCCATTGCCCTTGTGGTGAACGGTAAGCACTATCTACCTTATTCAGCAGCGAACTTGGTAACTGTACGGCTCTACCTGCTTTTTGAATAGCTCCCAGAGCGCCTGCATCTTGAGCAAAAAATACATCTGCGGGACTATTTGTACCTTCTTCCAAAATTGCTGATGCTAATTCAGCCGTATCACCATAACGGACTTGAACTTTAGCATTAGTTTTTGCTTCAAACTGCTTTATTAGTTCACCAATTAGTTTCTCATTGCGTCCTGAGTAAATTACTAATTCTTGTTCTAACTCTGTAGCGGTTTGTCCTAACTCTGTGGCTGTTTGTCCTAACTCTGTGGCGGTTTGATTAGAATTACCATCACAAGCAACGGCTAATCCACCGCTAGCAGTTGCTATTCCGACTAAATAAACAAATTGGCGACGCTTCATACCTTTCTCCAAACAAAAACTATTAGATCATCATCTTTCTCACATAAGTTTTTATGAGAACATACACTCGCATAATCACCAATTCTGATACTAATTGTGGTTAACCTGCTAATTAGATTCAAAATCACTTATTTTGTGGTTTTATCGCAATTTTTTGCTTCAGGTATTGACAATTATTATAAATCAAGTTTCCATATATACATGATATTAATTTCCATTAAATCAAACTTTTTGTCTAAAAGCAATAAGATTCAGATGGGAATTATTCTTGTGTAGTTATCTGGTGTGAGGTAGAAAGATGTTGTCTAATAAAATTTATTTATGGCTTTTAATGTCTGTAACCCTGACAGTACAAGGGTTGTTTGGGCAAGCAGTAAATGCTACTGAAGTCAATGAAGTCATAGATAGCAAAATCAATTCTGAAGAAATATATCTAGCTCAAGTTACCAGTACAGACTTAAATTTTGATGATGATTTAGCTCAAGTTACGAGCATTTCTCAGTTATCAGACGTACAGCCAACAGACTGGGCGTTTCAGGCTTTACAGTCTCTTGTAGAACGTTATGGTTGTATTGCTGGTTATCCTAATGCGACGTTTCGCGGTAATCGCGCCTTGACTCGCTATGAGTTTGCGGCTGGGTTGAATGCTTGTTTAGACCGAGTTAATGAACTCATTGCTACCGCCACCGCCGATGTCATTACTCGCAATGATTTAAGCAGTTTGCAGCGCTTACAAGAAGAATTTTCGGCAGAATTGGCTACTTTACGGGGTCGAGTGGATGCTTTAGAAGCCCGAACTGCTGAAGTGGAAGCGAATCAATTTTCTACAACTACAAAACTGAATGCGGAAGCTATATTTGTTGTTGCAGATGTGTTTGGCGATGAAAGAGCTGGAGGTGGTGACTTAAATACCAACACCATTCTGGCTAATCGCGTCCGTCTGAATTTCGACAGTAGCTTTACAGGTAAGGATCGTTTACGCGTCCGCTTGCAATCTCGGAATATTTCACCTTACAATGCTGGTCGGACTGGCACAAACATGACCCGTTTGGGTTTTGATGGCGATAGTGACAACAATTTAGAAATTGATGACTTATACTATCGCTTTCCAGTTGGTAAAAACACTACAGCTTGGTTAATTTCCAACGGATTTGGCTCTGATAATATTGTTCAAAGTACCTTCAACACTTTATTACAAGGTGGCGGTACTGGCGCGATTTCGCGGTTTGGGCGCTATAGTTCGATTTATCGCCTCGCTGAAGGAACAGGAGTTGCTATCAACCATAAATTTAACCAGAGTTTAGCTCTTTCCTTGGGGTATCGAGCTAGAAATGGGAATAATCCCGATGAAAAAGCAGGTTTGTTTGATGGTCAACAAGCTATACAATCACAACTAACCTTCCAACCTAGTCCGAATGTGGGTTTAGGTTTGACTTATGTCAACTACTATGCGCCCAGTGGAGGTGTGAATTTAACTGGTAGTATCGGAAGTGCTTTCGCTAGCCGACCTTTTGCAAGTGATTCAGCTACTTTGGCTAACGCTTACGGTGTCGAAGCCAGTTACCGATTTAGTCCTAATTTCACCCTTTCTGGTTGGGGTGGTTATACTAAAGCCCAAGCTTTAGCTGGTAGTAACCAA encodes:
- a CDS encoding ABC transporter permease: MKSSVRPPLFLILAAAVVAVAITLPLVYLVIRAVGIGADEFWALISRPRNITVFFNSAAMAATVTLFSTLIAVPLAFLTVRTDLPGRKFWLVATTLPLAVPSYVGSFALIAALAPRGSFLQLLLQPLGVEELPSIYGFPGAVLAITLFTYPYLLLSVRSGLQGIDPSIEEAGRSLGYSSRETFFKVVLPQLKPSMIAGGLLVALYSLRDFGTPSLMRFDAFTRVIFTQYKASFNRNTAAVLSLMLVTLVLLILWLEYRVRSRAAYYSRGSASLRPPKIVKLGIWKWPALGFCLLITSFGVVLPVGITLFWLIRGLNTGYSFPNLLPSIFNSISAAGLAAIAATIFALPVAILSVRFPTKITAIIERCSYIGFGVPGIVVALSLVFFGANYLPFLYQTLPMLIFAYLVLFLPQSVGAIRTSLLQVNPQLEESARSLGRNPWQALREVTLPLVRPGVLSGAVLVFLTAIKELPATMLLAPIGFNTLATQIWQATENVDFADAAASSLTMLLVSMGSTLLVLSQENVKKEKATPKPEIQPKF
- a CDS encoding iron ABC transporter substrate-binding protein; amino-acid sequence: MESVKLKTLPLMKVTAGALAFMLSSGVGVSVNAQTKTVTIYSGRSEKLISPLLEQAKKDLGMNIQVRYGDTAELAIALVEEGKNSRADLYFAQDAGALGLLERRNLTLPISSNLLNQVDPRFRSPKGHWVGISGRARVLNYNTSLVKKDQLPKSVWDLVKPQWRGKVAWAPTNGSFQSFVTAMRVIEGEPRTLQWLKAMKGNGVKDLRNNTAIVEALGRGEAQIGLVNNYYLANFKKTNSNFPVAAHYTNQDAGSMINIAGVAIMNSTKQKPEVEKLIGYLLRPSSQTYFAKETNEYPVVSGVAGPANQVPLNQIKTPKVNLTNLNDLPGTLELLQEAGVL
- a CDS encoding iron ABC transporter substrate-binding protein translates to MKRRQFVYLVGIATASGGLAVACDGNSNQTATELGQTATELGQTATELEQELVIYSGRNEKLIGELIKQFEAKTNAKVQVRYGDTAELASAILEEGTNSPADVFFAQDAGALGAIQKAGRAVQLPSSLLNKVDSAYRSPQGQWVGVTGRVRTVDYNTNLVKSEELPSSIFGFTDPKWKGKIGWSPTNGSFQSFVTGLRVAEGEERAKQWLEGIKANDAKVYPNNTSIVQALTRGEIALGFVNHYYLEQVKKDNPQVPVVHHFTEDIGSLVNVAGIAILNSAKHPNIAQRFGEFLLNEDAQNYFASQTAEYPLAAGVAPQGNLKSLNEIRKQDKKIDLSNLNDLDNTLKLLQEVAII
- a CDS encoding iron uptake porin — protein: MLSNKIYLWLLMSVTLTVQGLFGQAVNATEVNEVIDSKINSEEIYLAQVTSTDLNFDDDLAQVTSISQLSDVQPTDWAFQALQSLVERYGCIAGYPNATFRGNRALTRYEFAAGLNACLDRVNELIATATADVITRNDLSSLQRLQEEFSAELATLRGRVDALEARTAEVEANQFSTTTKLNAEAIFVVADVFGDERAGGGDLNTNTILANRVRLNFDSSFTGKDRLRVRLQSRNISPYNAGRTGTNMTRLGFDGDSDNNLEIDDLYYRFPVGKNTTAWLISNGFGSDNIVQSTFNTLLQGGGTGAISRFGRYSSIYRLAEGTGVAINHKFNQSLALSLGYRARNGNNPDEKAGLFDGQQAIQSQLTFQPSPNVGLGLTYVNYYAPSGGVNLTGSIGSAFASRPFASDSATLANAYGVEASYRFSPNFTLSGWGGYTKAQALAGSNQGSKADIWNWAVTLAFPDLGKKGNLAGFVFGMPPKVTSNDVTSRENQDTSYHIEGFYRYRVTNNVDVTPGVMVILNPEHNDNNEALWVGVLRTRFSF